A genome region from Marasmius oreades isolate 03SP1 chromosome 5, whole genome shotgun sequence includes the following:
- a CDS encoding uncharacterized protein (antiSMASH:Cluster_5.4), which yields MQAHALTPILTTPPDSIPTFPFLTLLVSGGHTLLLLASSEDSFTILATTPDESIGRTIDKVSRMLELKWDDVGPGVALERFCASQGESRVPEDFTPFPRPMPGKLAFSYSGFHSSVERYLDRIGGVGNLVEEEKLGIARAFQTAAFEHLEGKLKLAFRWCQKRGVEVKHLVVSGGVASNALLRMRLATCLEEVEREVGLNVPVVPIFPPPALCTDNAAMIAWSSMRRFLAGDYDDYTIAPRPKWSVEDINTDAPDVLWGQQLSKAS from the exons ATG CAAGCACACGCTCTTACCCCCATTCTCACAACTCCTCCGGACTCAATCCCAACGTTCCCGTTCCTGACACTCCTCGTCTCTGGTGGACACACTCTGCTTTTGTTGGCCTCCTCCGAAGATTCGTTCACAATCCTCGCAACGACACCAGATGAAAGTATTGGAAGAACAATTGACAAGGTCTCAAGGATGCTTGAACTCAAATGGGACGATGTCGGACCCGGCGTCGCTTTGGAGAGGTTTTGCGCTTCGCAGGGTGAAAGCCGTGTTCCTGAAGATTTTACACCGTTTCCCCGACCTATGCCTGGAAAACTTGCATTCTCGTATTCAGGTTTTCACTCCAGTGTCGAGAGATATCTAGACCGAATTGGAGGAGTCGGTAATTTggtagaagaagagaaactcGGTATCGCGAGAGCGTTTCAGACAGCAGCATTCGAGCATTTGGAGGGTAAATTGAAGTTGGCGTTTCGGTGGTGCCAGAAACGTGGAGTTGAGGTCAAACATTTGGTTGTCAGCGGAGGGGTTGCGAGTAATGCCTTATTAAGGATGAG ACTTGCGACATGCTTAGAAGAAGTTGAGCGAGAAGTCGGTTTGAATGTACCGGTAGTACCGATCTTTCCACCGCCTGCCTTATGTACAG ACAATGCAGCGATGATCGCCTGGTCCTCAATGCGCCGTTTCCTCGCAGGCGATTACGATGATTATACCATTGCTCCAAGACCAAAGTGGAGTGTTGAAGACATTAATACAGATGCTCCTGATGTTCTTTGGGGACAGCAACTAAGCAAGGCGAGTTAA
- a CDS encoding uncharacterized protein (antiSMASH:Cluster_5.4), producing MNSWITLDKTVDMFELRLMHRTEAWNPHKLKQCHLSQPNTESTQTFEDHTNHLTQLINQHLPQLEDDNNDNDAVRDLSNLFDFTKPFWVNKWENNAQRS from the exons ATGAATTCCTGGATCACTTTGGACAAAACAGTGGATATGTTTGAGTTGAGGCTGATGCACAGGACTGAGGCATGGAACCCCCACAAGTTGAAACAAT GTCATCTGTCCCAACCAAACACTGAGTCTACACAAACTTTTGAAGATCATACTAATCACCTGACTCAGTTGATTAATCAACACCTACCGcaacttgaagatgacaaTAACGACAATGACGCTGTACGGGACCTCAGCAATCTTTTTGACTTCACCAAACCATTCTGGGTCAACAAATGGGAGAACAATGCTCAAAGGTCTTGA